In the genome of Grus americana isolate bGruAme1 chromosome 16, bGruAme1.mat, whole genome shotgun sequence, one region contains:
- the MORN3 gene encoding MORN repeat-containing protein 3 isoform X2, with protein MPIVKYPRATEPLWHEWDRKAQKCGLRHTAYAVNGDQYTGEWLDNLKHGKGTQVWKRTGAIYSGDWKFGKRDGYGSYSIPDPVTKEYKKVYTGWWKNDKKCGYGATFYPDGERYEGEWSSGLRSGWGRMYYRDGSIYEGQWLEDRPSGQGMLRLPNENRYEGGWKDGKKHGPGKFFYLDKGQLFEGIWAADIPKCGILIDFGRDEAPAPTQYPIPKIELADPDGVLAEAWAMFDDSQNE; from the exons ATGCCCATTGTAAAATACCCCAGGGCTACAGAGCCTCTCTGGCATGAATGGGacaggaaagcacagaaatgtgGATTAAGACACACGGCCTATGCTGTAAATGGGGATCAGTACACCGGGGAATGGCTGGACAACTTGAAACACG GTAAAGGCACCCAGGTATGGAAACGCACCGGAGCTATTTATAGCGGTGACTGGAAGTTTGGGAAGCGGGATGGTTACGGCTCGTACAGCATTCCTGACCCCGTAACCAAGGAATACAAGAAGGTGTACACAGGCTGGTGGAAAAACGACAAAAAATGC GGCTATGGGGCGACATTTTACCCCGACGGGGAGCGCTACGAGGGTGAGTGGAGCAGTGGGCTGCGGAGCGGCTGGGGACGGATGTACTACCGGGATGGATCCATCTATGAGGGACAGTGGCTGGAGGACCGGCCCAGTGGGCAGGGGATGCTGCGGCTGC CAAATGAAAATCGGTACGAAGGAGGTtggaaagatggaaagaagCATGGCCCAGGGAAATTTTTCTACTTGGATAAGGGACAGTTGTTTGAAGGTATCTGGGCAGCAGATATACCAAAATGTGGAATTCTGATTGACTTTGGCAGAGATGAAGCTCCTGCCCCTACTCAGTATCCAATCCCAAAG
- the MORN3 gene encoding MORN repeat-containing protein 3 isoform X4: MPIVKYPRATEPLWHEWDRKAQKCGLRHTAYAVNGDQYTGEWLDNLKHGKGTQVWKRTGAIYSGDWKFGKRDGYGSYSIPDPVTKEYKKVYTGWWKNDKKCGYGATFYPDGERYEGEWSSGLRSGWGRMYYRDGSIYEGQWLEDRPSGQGMLRLLISRLVIS; encoded by the exons ATGCCCATTGTAAAATACCCCAGGGCTACAGAGCCTCTCTGGCATGAATGGGacaggaaagcacagaaatgtgGATTAAGACACACGGCCTATGCTGTAAATGGGGATCAGTACACCGGGGAATGGCTGGACAACTTGAAACACG GTAAAGGCACCCAGGTATGGAAACGCACCGGAGCTATTTATAGCGGTGACTGGAAGTTTGGGAAGCGGGATGGTTACGGCTCGTACAGCATTCCTGACCCCGTAACCAAGGAATACAAGAAGGTGTACACAGGCTGGTGGAAAAACGACAAAAAATGC GGCTATGGGGCGACATTTTACCCCGACGGGGAGCGCTACGAGGGTGAGTGGAGCAGTGGGCTGCGGAGCGGCTGGGGACGGATGTACTACCGGGATGGATCCATCTATGAGGGACAGTGGCTGGAGGACCGGCCCAGTGGGCAGGGGATGCTGCGGCTGC TGATCTCAAGGCTAGTAATTAGCTAA
- the MORN3 gene encoding MORN repeat-containing protein 3 isoform X1 — translation MPIVKYPRATEPLWHEWDRKAQKCGLRHTAYAVNGDQYTGEWLDNLKHGKGTQVWKRTGAIYSGDWKFGKRDGYGSYSIPDPVTKEYKKVYTGWWKNDKKCGYGATFYPDGERYEGEWSSGLRSGWGRMYYRDGSIYEGQWLEDRPSGQGMLRLRKYWPPLPNASPAPFKVFGVVLLSGWLCHPDFWMLHHISHRSLVSGLRRLPCVIPSLLVWGWRQHGLCKGRRCATRATCMKAYFCCDLHLNDWDGWG, via the exons ATGCCCATTGTAAAATACCCCAGGGCTACAGAGCCTCTCTGGCATGAATGGGacaggaaagcacagaaatgtgGATTAAGACACACGGCCTATGCTGTAAATGGGGATCAGTACACCGGGGAATGGCTGGACAACTTGAAACACG GTAAAGGCACCCAGGTATGGAAACGCACCGGAGCTATTTATAGCGGTGACTGGAAGTTTGGGAAGCGGGATGGTTACGGCTCGTACAGCATTCCTGACCCCGTAACCAAGGAATACAAGAAGGTGTACACAGGCTGGTGGAAAAACGACAAAAAATGC GGCTATGGGGCGACATTTTACCCCGACGGGGAGCGCTACGAGGGTGAGTGGAGCAGTGGGCTGCGGAGCGGCTGGGGACGGATGTACTACCGGGATGGATCCATCTATGAGGGACAGTGGCTGGAGGACCGGCCCAGTGGGCAGGGGATGCTGCGGCTGCGTAAGTACTGGCCACCCTTGCCCAATGCATCACCCGCCCCCTTCAAGGTATTTGGTGTTGTGCTGCTCTCTGGATGGCTCTGCCATCCAGATTTCTGGATGCTACACCACATCTCCCACCGCAGCCTTGTGTCAGGGTTGCGGCGGCTCCCCTGTGTCATCCCTTCTCTCCTGGTttggggctggaggcagcacgGGCTATGTAAGGGCCGGCGTTGTGCTACTCGAGCCACATGCATGAAAGCTTATTTTTGCTGtgatttacatttaaatgaCTGGGATGGTTGGGGTTAG